A single genomic interval of Pseudomonas sp. FeN3W harbors:
- a CDS encoding gluconate:H+ symporter, translated as MDATAIAGPQLMVGLVLAIIVLIVLVLKTRIHALLALIIAASIAGLVGGMAPDALVKSITTGFGATLSTIGLVIGFGVMMGRLLEVSGAAERMAYTFVRWLGSKREEWAMMVTGYIVSVPIFCDSAFVILNPLVRALSRNTGKSMLTLGIALAAGLMLTHHAVPPTPGPLGIAGIFNVDVGLMIFWGMVFTLPGMFVLVAYARIMGPRIEAMIAQSGQAPLEPAAAYRDVLERADAREAELPPLWLSMLPILLPILLIFANTLIVAITKLNGDSTLAQSLFGQTIAFVGNPVIAVGLGVLAALYGLVPRRPREEVIAHMEKGVESAGIILLVTGAGGALGAVLRDSGAGQYMGEWVATLPLPAVLIPFVIASLVRLIQGSGTVAMITGASISAPILASIPDVNMVFAAQAAAIGSMVFSYFNDSYFWVVNRMLGVTNAKHQLLTWSVPTTLGWLSSLLTLLLFNAILG; from the coding sequence ATGGACGCAACTGCTATCGCCGGCCCACAGCTGATGGTGGGCCTGGTCCTGGCCATCATCGTACTCATCGTACTGGTGCTCAAGACCCGTATCCACGCCCTGCTGGCGCTGATCATCGCCGCATCGATCGCCGGCCTGGTCGGCGGCATGGCGCCCGATGCGCTGGTCAAATCCATCACGACCGGATTCGGTGCCACGCTGTCGACCATCGGCCTGGTGATCGGTTTCGGTGTGATGATGGGCCGCCTGCTGGAAGTCTCCGGCGCGGCCGAGCGAATGGCCTACACCTTCGTGCGCTGGCTGGGCAGCAAGCGCGAAGAATGGGCGATGATGGTTACCGGCTACATCGTCTCGGTACCGATCTTCTGCGATTCGGCATTCGTGATCCTCAACCCGCTGGTCCGTGCACTGTCGCGCAACACCGGCAAATCGATGCTTACCCTGGGTATCGCCCTGGCCGCCGGCCTGATGCTGACCCACCATGCGGTGCCGCCGACTCCCGGGCCACTGGGCATCGCCGGGATCTTCAACGTCGACGTCGGGCTGATGATTTTCTGGGGCATGGTGTTCACCCTTCCCGGCATGTTCGTGCTGGTGGCCTATGCCCGCATCATGGGCCCGCGGATCGAGGCGATGATCGCCCAGAGCGGCCAGGCACCGCTCGAGCCGGCCGCAGCCTACCGCGATGTGCTCGAGCGTGCCGATGCCCGCGAGGCCGAACTGCCACCGCTGTGGCTGTCGATGTTGCCGATTCTGCTGCCGATTCTGCTGATCTTCGCCAACACCCTGATCGTCGCGATCACCAAGCTCAACGGTGACAGCACCCTCGCCCAGAGCCTGTTCGGCCAAACGATCGCTTTCGTTGGCAACCCGGTCATCGCCGTCGGGCTCGGAGTGCTGGCTGCGCTGTATGGCCTGGTGCCACGGCGTCCGCGCGAGGAAGTCATCGCGCATATGGAAAAGGGCGTGGAAAGCGCAGGCATCATCCTGCTGGTGACCGGTGCCGGCGGCGCGCTGGGTGCGGTGCTGCGCGACAGCGGTGCAGGCCAGTACATGGGCGAGTGGGTGGCCACGCTGCCACTGCCGGCCGTGCTGATTCCCTTCGTGATCGCTTCGCTGGTGCGCCTGATCCAAGGCAGCGGTACGGTGGCGATGATCACCGGCGCGTCCATTTCCGCGCCGATCCTGGCCTCGATACCCGATGTCAACATGGTATTCGCCGCCCAGGCAGCGGCGATCGGGTCGATGGTATTCAGCTACTTCAACGACAGCTATTTCTGGGTCGTCAACCGCATGCTCGGAGTGACCAATGCCAAGCACCAGCTGCTCACCTGGTCGGTTCCAACCACGCTCGGCTGGCTCAGCTCCTTGCTCACCCTTCTGCTGTTCAACGCGATTCTCGGCTAA